From a region of the Phaseolus vulgaris cultivar G19833 chromosome 6, P. vulgaris v2.0, whole genome shotgun sequence genome:
- the LOC137830993 gene encoding homeobox-leucine zipper protein ATHB-6-like isoform X2, whose amino-acid sequence MKRLNNSNTMATSLSMCPSKGLNERMETQGYSEEFKAMLDRLDQEDSYEDCSLVLEKKRRLSLDQVKALERNFELDNKLEPERKSKLAQQLGLQPRQVAIWFQNRRARWKTKQLERDYGILKSNYDVLKVEYNNLEQDNEALTVQVSELKEKLLRGKAENNESIKEESPISKVRDGVASESNSNGVVKEENNIDSTFCVNGSLPSSRPVLQYSDSRGSPDKNFQTQFMRMEEQNFFSINEFCFFSVDQSPTL is encoded by the exons ATGAAGAGACTCAATAACTCAAACACTATGGCTACTTCCCTTTCCATGTGCCCATCAAAAG GTTTGAATGAGAGGATGGAAACTCAGGGCTACAGTGAAGAGTTTAAAGCAATGTTAGATAGACTAGACCAAGAAGACAGCTATGAAGATTGTAGCTTAGTATTGGAGAAGAAAAGGAGGCTGAGTCTTGACCAGGTGAAGGCCTTAGAGAGAAACTTTGAACTGGACAACAAGCTAGAGCCAGAGCGCAAGTCCAAGCTTGCTCAACAACTAGGCCTTCAACCAAGACAAGTTGCTATTTGGTTCCAAAATCGTCGAGCTCGTTGGAAAACCAAGCAATTGGAGAGAGATTATGGCATTCTCAAGTCCAATTATGATGTTCTCAAGGTTGAGTACAATAATCTTGAGCAAGACAATGAGGCTCTCACTGTTCAG GTAAGTGAATTGAAAGAAAAGTTGTTGAGAGGTAAAGCTGAAAACAATGAGTCAATAAAAGAAGAGTCTCCCATTTCAAAGGTAAGAGACGGAGTAGCATCAGAGAGCAATTCAAATGGTGTGGTTAAGGAAGAAAACAACATTGATTCTACTTTTTGTGTGAATGGATCTTTGCCCAGCTCAAGACCAGTACTTCAATACTCTGATTCAAGAGGGTCACCAGATAAAAATTTTCAGACTCAGTTTATGAGAATGGAGGAGCAGAATTTCTTTAGTATCAATGAGTTCTGTTTCTTTTCAGTTGATCAATCCCCTACCCTGTAA
- the LOC137830993 gene encoding homeobox-leucine zipper protein ATHB-6-like isoform X1 produces MDQYQKKLFFLVRDKFSISTIVHAGLNERMETQGYSEEFKAMLDRLDQEDSYEDCSLVLEKKRRLSLDQVKALERNFELDNKLEPERKSKLAQQLGLQPRQVAIWFQNRRARWKTKQLERDYGILKSNYDVLKVEYNNLEQDNEALTVQVSELKEKLLRGKAENNESIKEESPISKVRDGVASESNSNGVVKEENNIDSTFCVNGSLPSSRPVLQYSDSRGSPDKNFQTQFMRMEEQNFFSINEFCFFSVDQSPTL; encoded by the exons ATGGACCAATACCAAAAAAAGCTTTTCTTTCTTGTGCGTGACAAGTTTTCCATTTCAACAATTGTGCATGCAGGTTTGAATGAGAGGATGGAAACTCAGGGCTACAGTGAAGAGTTTAAAGCAATGTTAGATAGACTAGACCAAGAAGACAGCTATGAAGATTGTAGCTTAGTATTGGAGAAGAAAAGGAGGCTGAGTCTTGACCAGGTGAAGGCCTTAGAGAGAAACTTTGAACTGGACAACAAGCTAGAGCCAGAGCGCAAGTCCAAGCTTGCTCAACAACTAGGCCTTCAACCAAGACAAGTTGCTATTTGGTTCCAAAATCGTCGAGCTCGTTGGAAAACCAAGCAATTGGAGAGAGATTATGGCATTCTCAAGTCCAATTATGATGTTCTCAAGGTTGAGTACAATAATCTTGAGCAAGACAATGAGGCTCTCACTGTTCAG GTAAGTGAATTGAAAGAAAAGTTGTTGAGAGGTAAAGCTGAAAACAATGAGTCAATAAAAGAAGAGTCTCCCATTTCAAAGGTAAGAGACGGAGTAGCATCAGAGAGCAATTCAAATGGTGTGGTTAAGGAAGAAAACAACATTGATTCTACTTTTTGTGTGAATGGATCTTTGCCCAGCTCAAGACCAGTACTTCAATACTCTGATTCAAGAGGGTCACCAGATAAAAATTTTCAGACTCAGTTTATGAGAATGGAGGAGCAGAATTTCTTTAGTATCAATGAGTTCTGTTTCTTTTCAGTTGATCAATCCCCTACCCTGTAA